A genomic segment from Drosophila miranda strain MSH22 chromosome 3, D.miranda_PacBio2.1, whole genome shotgun sequence encodes:
- the LOC108160291 gene encoding aspartyl/asparaginyl beta-hydroxylase isoform X6, translating into MSGDVQPRKRKDKRRKRDDRKSDGDVTVLRQSSFQDDDESSHGVHITKMGNDDVHLHVHHEHDTGGNWCAKIIFFSLMAVLLGLVGLIILENRGLEDMDTPLSESRFSNYFNGLVDEHRREHDAHDVNKPSGEALDEHDDHDDHDEEEPLSEEIEEEEEDDDHDDHEEEEPISEEIEEEDTEQEQEEDEEEVEQEEQEQEEDDEEEDNNAGENITDEDPEDDDEDEDNVEEATVEATTEATAEATTEYDVEEPEEDEPEDDAEDEVAESQEPAPSTAKLDEEDEEDNDEADEEEIEEPVQSKAQRVPATTKYAKVDKYDEDKYNDDDFESLDEEPEDLVRRVRRPDLDESEEQKQDDDEEEPKEGSSWLASLAVKFGVGVALALVSRLVLIRKSPNTTEDEPPPPEAIMRRRLTIATDEDQIPDDLEEIPLLDDEYSEEEIEIEEEIEVEISDIEEEDAGDGDVALSASYVPETFEQMSSMYKSSPEPSDETKNKEPEETNEPIKPSVFSDLYVEYEDGAIEDYEHDGETDEEDEISDEEEDEISDVDDADLMSRLEAKYGRLPVKEYESDPDSDDPTWTQIKPKDPTTDAPASVPVPAADDSFQQELRQANAEMIRENYAQALRSFNTLIQYYADEPLAHLARAHFLERLAERERSNQRLLEAIDSYKRYLAFGELVASDGEFHSAGERCIEHLRFMGYHHQTVAIHELLIERLPADPRLRNQLSFTHLTANNMRQVKLVAAETLKLWPADPVAQLHFGLALKQLHGDYVQALSYLQNAIESKADGTQEAYFYLALGETLQRLSRQPEAVEVHRQGVARGFFVSVYQRSLYNEPKLRAQPFWQPSETGYNSQLRKLQHNWIAIREEALALLSHRGYFEDETENLRHMGIWQQFELFAKGQLIRKNCQRAPITCSLLKEFPESSGCRRGQVKFSVMQAETHVWPHCGPTNCRLRAHLTLVAPEPERTSLRVAEQERTWREGELIIFDDSFEHEVWHNGTRPRLVLILDMWHPDLTASQRRSLTAI; encoded by the exons ATGTCGGGGGATGTGCAGCCGCGAAAGCGCAAGGATAAGCGCAGAAAACGCG ATGATCGCAAATCTGACGGCGATGTGACTGTTCTGCGTCAGTCCAGCTTCCAAG ATGACGACGAGTCTTCCCATGGCGTCCACATTACGAAGATGGGAAACGACGATGTACACTTGCACGTGCATCACGAGCACGACACCGGTGGCAATTGGTGTGCCAAGATCATATTCTTCTCTCTGATGGCAGTTCTCTTGGGCCTCGTGGGCCTAATCATCTTGGAGAATCGTGGCCTTGAAGATA TGGACACTCCGTTATCTGAGTCACGCTTCTCAAACTATTTTAATGGTTTGGTCGACGAGCATCGAAGGGAGCATGATGCCCATGACGTAAACAAACCTTCTGGAGAGGCTTTGGATGAGCATGATGATCATGACGATCACGATGAAGAAG AACCCCTTTCGGAGGAAATAGAAGAGGAAGAAGAGGATGATGATCATGACGATCACGAAGAAGAAG AACCTATTTCGGAGGAAATAGAAGAAGAAGACACAGAGCAAGAGCAAGAAGAAGATGAAGAAGAGgtggagcaggaggagcaggagcaggaagAAGACGACGAAGAGGAGGATAACAATGCTGGCGAAAACATCACCGACGAAGATCCAGAAGATGACGATGAAGACGAAGACAATGTTGAAGAGGCCACTGTTGAGGCTACCACAGAGGCCACCGCAGAAGCCACCACTGAGTACGATGTAGAGGAACCCGAAGAAGACGAACCCGAGGACGATGCCGAAGATGAAGTGGCAGAATCGCAGGAGCCAGCTCCTTCTACAGCCAAATTGGATGAG GAAGATGAGGAGGACAACGATGAGGCTGACGAGGAGGAGATCGAAGAGCCTGTTCAATCGAAAGCACAAAGGGTCCCTGCCACAACTAAATATGCCAAAGTTGATAAATATGATGAG GACAAATACAATGATGACGACTTTGAGTCCCTCGATGAGGAACCCGAAGATCTGGTGCGGCGAGTGAGAAGACCCGACCTTGACGAAAGCGAGGAGCAGAAACAAGACGATGATGAGGAAGAACCGAAAGAGGGCTCTTCCTGGTTAGCATCGC TTGCCGTTAAAtttggcgttggcgttgcaCTTGCCTTAGTTTCACGTCTTGTATTGATCAGGAAAAGTCCGAATACAA CCGAAGACGAGCCGCCCCCACCGGAGGCGATCATGAGGCGCCGCCTGACGATTGCCACGGACGAGGATCAGATACCAGACGACCTGGAGGAAATTCCGCTGCTGGACGATG AATATTCCGAGGAGGAAATCGAAATCGAGGAGGAAATCGAAGTGGAGATCAGCGACATCGAAGAAGAGGATGCCGGTGATGGTGATGTGGCATTGTCGGCCAGCTATGTGCCCGAGACCTTTGAGCAGATGAGCTCTATGTACAAGTCATCGCCAGAACCATCAGATGAAACGAAGAACAAGGAGCCAGAGGAGACAAACGAACCAATAAAGCCTTCGGTCTTCAGTGATCTTTATGTGGAATACGAGGACGGGGCTATTGAGGATTACGAACACGATGGAGAGACAGACGAGGAGGACGAGATATCCGATGAGGAAGAGGACGAGATATCCGACGTGGATGATGCCGATCTAATGAGCAGACTGGAGGCCAAGTACGGCCGTCTGCCGGTTAAGGAGTACGAAAGCGATCCGGACTCCGACGATCCAACCTGGACAC AAATCAAACCCAAGGATCCTACCACAGATGCTCCGGCTTCGGTTCCGGTTCCGGCCGCAGATGATTCGTTTCAACAGGAGCTGCGTCAGGCCAATGCCGAAATGATCCGGGAG AACTATGCCCAAGCCCTGCGCTCGTTTAACACGCTCATCCAATACTATGCCGACGAGCCCTTGGCCCATCTGGCCCGTGCCCACTTTTTGGAGCGCCTGGCAGAGAGGGAGCGCAGCAACCAGCGACTGTTGGAGGCCATTGATTCCTACAAACGATATCTGGCCTTTGGCGAGCTGGTGGCCAGCGATGGAGAGTTTCATTCTGCTGGAGAACGCTGCATCGAGCATTTGCGATTCATGG GTTATCATCACCAAACAGTGGCCATTCACGAGCTGCTCATCGAGCGTTTGCCTGCTGATCCGCGACTGCGCAATCAACTCTCTTTCACCCACCTAACGGCCAATAA CATGCGCCAGGTGAAGCTTGTGGCAGCTGAAACCTTGAAGCTCTGGCCAGCAGATCCAGTGGCACAGCTCCACTTCGGCCTGGCCCTCAAGCAGCTCCATGGAGACTACGTTCAGGCGCTGTCCTACTTGCAGAATGCCATAGAGTCAAAGGCAGATGGCACACAGGAGGCTTACTTCTACCTCGCCCTGGGAGAAACGCTCCAACGTTTGTCCAGACAGCCAGAGGCTGTGGAAGTGCACAGACAGGGCGTGGCTAGGGGATTCTTCGTCAGCGTCTATCAGAGATCGCTCTACAATGAGCCCAAGCTGAGAGCTCAACCCTTTTGGCAACCCTCGGAGACGGGCTACAACTCGCAGTTAAGGAAACTACAGCACAACTGGATAGCCATCCGTGAGGAGGCCTTGGCCCTCCTCAGCCATCGCGGCTACTTCGAAGATGAAACGGAGAATCTGCGCCACATGGGCATCTGGCAGCAGTTCGAGCTCTTCGCGAAGGGGCAGCTTATTAGGAAGAACTGCCAACGGGCTCCCATCACCTGCAGTCTGCTGAAAGAGTTCCCCGAATCCAGCGGCTGTCGACGGGGACAGGTGAAGTTCAGTGTGATGCAGGCAGAGACGCATGTGTGGCCGCATTGTGGTCCCACCAATTGCCGCTTGAGAGCGCATCTCACGCTGGTGGctccagagccagagcgaaCCTCACTTCGAGTGGCAGAGCAGGAAAG AACCTGGCGCGAAGGCGAACTAATCATCTTTGATGACAGCTTCGAGCACGAGGTCTGGCACAATGGCACTCGCCCTCGGCTGGTCCTCATCCTGGACATGTGGCATCCAGATCTAACTGCCTCACAGCGTCGCAGTCTGACAGCTATCTGA
- the LOC108160291 gene encoding aspartic and glutamic acid-rich protein isoform X10, with translation MSGDVQPRKRKDKRRKRDDRKSDGDVTVLRQSSFQDDDESSHGVHITKMGNDDVHLHVHHEHDTGGNWCAKIIFFSLMAVLLGLVGLIILENRGLEDMDTPLSESRFSNYFNGLVDEHRREHDAHDVNKPSGEALDEHDDHDDHDEEEEPLSEEIEEEEEDDDHDDHEEEAVSLLEEPISEEIEEEDTEQEQEEDEEEVEQEEQEQEEDDEEEDNNAGENITDEDPEDDDEDEDNVEEATVEATTEATAEATTEYDVEEPEEDEPEDDAEDEVAESQEPAPSTAKLDEEDEEDNDEADEEEIEEPVQSKAQRVPATTKYAKVDKYDEDKYNDDDFESLDEEPEDLVRRVRRPDLDESEEQKQDDDEEEPKEGSSWLASLAVKFGVGVALALVSRLVLIRKSPNTTEDEPPPPEAIMRRRLTIATDEDQIPDDLEEIPLLDDEYSEEEIEIEEEIEVEISDIEEEDAGDGDVALSASYVPETFEQMSSMYKSSPEPSDETKNKEPEETNEPIKPSVFSDLYVEYEDGAIEDYEHDGETDEEDEISDEEEDEISDVDDADLMSRLEAKYGRLPVKEYESDPDSDDPTWTQIKPKDPTTDAPASVPVPAADDSFQQELRQANAEMIRENYAQALRSFNTLIQYYADEPLAHLARAHFLERLAERERSNQRLLEAIDSYKRYLAFGELVASDGEFHSAGERCIEHLRFMGYHHQTVAIHELLIERLPADPRLRNQLSFTHLTANK, from the exons ATGTCGGGGGATGTGCAGCCGCGAAAGCGCAAGGATAAGCGCAGAAAACGCG ATGATCGCAAATCTGACGGCGATGTGACTGTTCTGCGTCAGTCCAGCTTCCAAG ATGACGACGAGTCTTCCCATGGCGTCCACATTACGAAGATGGGAAACGACGATGTACACTTGCACGTGCATCACGAGCACGACACCGGTGGCAATTGGTGTGCCAAGATCATATTCTTCTCTCTGATGGCAGTTCTCTTGGGCCTCGTGGGCCTAATCATCTTGGAGAATCGTGGCCTTGAAGATA TGGACACTCCGTTATCTGAGTCACGCTTCTCAAACTATTTTAATGGTTTGGTCGACGAGCATCGAAGGGAGCATGATGCCCATGACGTAAACAAACCTTCTGGAGAGGCTTTGGATGAGCATGATGATCATGACGATCACGATGAAGAAG AAGAACCCCTTTCGGAGGAAATAGAAGAGGAAGAAGAGGATGATGATCATGACGATCACGAAGAAGAAG cTGTTTCTCTTTTAGAAGAACCTATTTCGGAGGAAATAGAAGAAGAAGACACAGAGCAAGAGCAAGAAGAAGATGAAGAAGAGgtggagcaggaggagcaggagcaggaagAAGACGACGAAGAGGAGGATAACAATGCTGGCGAAAACATCACCGACGAAGATCCAGAAGATGACGATGAAGACGAAGACAATGTTGAAGAGGCCACTGTTGAGGCTACCACAGAGGCCACCGCAGAAGCCACCACTGAGTACGATGTAGAGGAACCCGAAGAAGACGAACCCGAGGACGATGCCGAAGATGAAGTGGCAGAATCGCAGGAGCCAGCTCCTTCTACAGCCAAATTGGATGAG GAAGATGAGGAGGACAACGATGAGGCTGACGAGGAGGAGATCGAAGAGCCTGTTCAATCGAAAGCACAAAGGGTCCCTGCCACAACTAAATATGCCAAAGTTGATAAATATGATGAG GACAAATACAATGATGACGACTTTGAGTCCCTCGATGAGGAACCCGAAGATCTGGTGCGGCGAGTGAGAAGACCCGACCTTGACGAAAGCGAGGAGCAGAAACAAGACGATGATGAGGAAGAACCGAAAGAGGGCTCTTCCTGGTTAGCATCGC TTGCCGTTAAAtttggcgttggcgttgcaCTTGCCTTAGTTTCACGTCTTGTATTGATCAGGAAAAGTCCGAATACAA CCGAAGACGAGCCGCCCCCACCGGAGGCGATCATGAGGCGCCGCCTGACGATTGCCACGGACGAGGATCAGATACCAGACGACCTGGAGGAAATTCCGCTGCTGGACGATG AATATTCCGAGGAGGAAATCGAAATCGAGGAGGAAATCGAAGTGGAGATCAGCGACATCGAAGAAGAGGATGCCGGTGATGGTGATGTGGCATTGTCGGCCAGCTATGTGCCCGAGACCTTTGAGCAGATGAGCTCTATGTACAAGTCATCGCCAGAACCATCAGATGAAACGAAGAACAAGGAGCCAGAGGAGACAAACGAACCAATAAAGCCTTCGGTCTTCAGTGATCTTTATGTGGAATACGAGGACGGGGCTATTGAGGATTACGAACACGATGGAGAGACAGACGAGGAGGACGAGATATCCGATGAGGAAGAGGACGAGATATCCGACGTGGATGATGCCGATCTAATGAGCAGACTGGAGGCCAAGTACGGCCGTCTGCCGGTTAAGGAGTACGAAAGCGATCCGGACTCCGACGATCCAACCTGGACAC AAATCAAACCCAAGGATCCTACCACAGATGCTCCGGCTTCGGTTCCGGTTCCGGCCGCAGATGATTCGTTTCAACAGGAGCTGCGTCAGGCCAATGCCGAAATGATCCGGGAG AACTATGCCCAAGCCCTGCGCTCGTTTAACACGCTCATCCAATACTATGCCGACGAGCCCTTGGCCCATCTGGCCCGTGCCCACTTTTTGGAGCGCCTGGCAGAGAGGGAGCGCAGCAACCAGCGACTGTTGGAGGCCATTGATTCCTACAAACGATATCTGGCCTTTGGCGAGCTGGTGGCCAGCGATGGAGAGTTTCATTCTGCTGGAGAACGCTGCATCGAGCATTTGCGATTCATGG GTTATCATCACCAAACAGTGGCCATTCACGAGCTGCTCATCGAGCGTTTGCCTGCTGATCCGCGACTGCGCAATCAACTCTCTTTCACCCACCTAACGGCCAATAAGTAG
- the LOC108160291 gene encoding aspartyl/asparaginyl beta-hydroxylase isoform X2: MSGDVQPRKRKDKRRKRDDRKSDGDVTVLRQSSFQDDDESSHGVHITKMGNDDVHLHVHHEHDTGGNWCAKIIFFSLMAVLLGLVGLIILENRGLEDMDTPLSESRFSNYFNGLVDEHRREHDAHDVNKPSGEALDEHDDHDDHDEEEPLSEEIEEEEEDDDHDDHEEEAVSLLEEPISEEIEEEDTEQEQEEDEEEVEQEEQEQEEDDEEEDNNAGENITDEDPEDDDEDEDNVEEATVEATTEATAEATTEYDVEEPEEDEPEDDAEDEVAESQEPAPSTAKLDEEDEEDNDEADEEEIEEPVQSKAQRVPATTKYAKVDKYDEDKYNDDDFESLDEEPEDLVRRVRRPDLDESEEQKQDDDEEEPKEGSSWLASLAVKFGVGVALALVSRLVLIRKSPNTTEDEPPPPEAIMRRRLTIATDEDQIPDDLEEIPLLDDEYSEEEIEIEEEIEVEISDIEEEDAGDGDVALSASYVPETFEQMSSMYKSSPEPSDETKNKEPEETNEPIKPSVFSDLYVEYEDGAIEDYEHDGETDEEDEISDEEEDEISDVDDADLMSRLEAKYGRLPVKEYESDPDSDDPTWTQIKPKDPTTDAPASVPVPAADDSFQQELRQANAEMIRENYAQALRSFNTLIQYYADEPLAHLARAHFLERLAERERSNQRLLEAIDSYKRYLAFGELVASDGEFHSAGERCIEHLRFMGYHHQTVAIHELLIERLPADPRLRNQLSFTHLTANNMRQVKLVAAETLKLWPADPVAQLHFGLALKQLHGDYVQALSYLQNAIESKADGTQEAYFYLALGETLQRLSRQPEAVEVHRQGVARGFFVSVYQRSLYNEPKLRAQPFWQPSETGYNSQLRKLQHNWIAIREEALALLSHRGYFEDETENLRHMGIWQQFELFAKGQLIRKNCQRAPITCSLLKEFPESSGCRRGQVKFSVMQAETHVWPHCGPTNCRLRAHLTLVAPEPERTSLRVAEQERTWREGELIIFDDSFEHEVWHNGTRPRLVLILDMWHPDLTASQRRSLTAI; this comes from the exons ATGTCGGGGGATGTGCAGCCGCGAAAGCGCAAGGATAAGCGCAGAAAACGCG ATGATCGCAAATCTGACGGCGATGTGACTGTTCTGCGTCAGTCCAGCTTCCAAG ATGACGACGAGTCTTCCCATGGCGTCCACATTACGAAGATGGGAAACGACGATGTACACTTGCACGTGCATCACGAGCACGACACCGGTGGCAATTGGTGTGCCAAGATCATATTCTTCTCTCTGATGGCAGTTCTCTTGGGCCTCGTGGGCCTAATCATCTTGGAGAATCGTGGCCTTGAAGATA TGGACACTCCGTTATCTGAGTCACGCTTCTCAAACTATTTTAATGGTTTGGTCGACGAGCATCGAAGGGAGCATGATGCCCATGACGTAAACAAACCTTCTGGAGAGGCTTTGGATGAGCATGATGATCATGACGATCACGATGAAGAAG AACCCCTTTCGGAGGAAATAGAAGAGGAAGAAGAGGATGATGATCATGACGATCACGAAGAAGAAG cTGTTTCTCTTTTAGAAGAACCTATTTCGGAGGAAATAGAAGAAGAAGACACAGAGCAAGAGCAAGAAGAAGATGAAGAAGAGgtggagcaggaggagcaggagcaggaagAAGACGACGAAGAGGAGGATAACAATGCTGGCGAAAACATCACCGACGAAGATCCAGAAGATGACGATGAAGACGAAGACAATGTTGAAGAGGCCACTGTTGAGGCTACCACAGAGGCCACCGCAGAAGCCACCACTGAGTACGATGTAGAGGAACCCGAAGAAGACGAACCCGAGGACGATGCCGAAGATGAAGTGGCAGAATCGCAGGAGCCAGCTCCTTCTACAGCCAAATTGGATGAG GAAGATGAGGAGGACAACGATGAGGCTGACGAGGAGGAGATCGAAGAGCCTGTTCAATCGAAAGCACAAAGGGTCCCTGCCACAACTAAATATGCCAAAGTTGATAAATATGATGAG GACAAATACAATGATGACGACTTTGAGTCCCTCGATGAGGAACCCGAAGATCTGGTGCGGCGAGTGAGAAGACCCGACCTTGACGAAAGCGAGGAGCAGAAACAAGACGATGATGAGGAAGAACCGAAAGAGGGCTCTTCCTGGTTAGCATCGC TTGCCGTTAAAtttggcgttggcgttgcaCTTGCCTTAGTTTCACGTCTTGTATTGATCAGGAAAAGTCCGAATACAA CCGAAGACGAGCCGCCCCCACCGGAGGCGATCATGAGGCGCCGCCTGACGATTGCCACGGACGAGGATCAGATACCAGACGACCTGGAGGAAATTCCGCTGCTGGACGATG AATATTCCGAGGAGGAAATCGAAATCGAGGAGGAAATCGAAGTGGAGATCAGCGACATCGAAGAAGAGGATGCCGGTGATGGTGATGTGGCATTGTCGGCCAGCTATGTGCCCGAGACCTTTGAGCAGATGAGCTCTATGTACAAGTCATCGCCAGAACCATCAGATGAAACGAAGAACAAGGAGCCAGAGGAGACAAACGAACCAATAAAGCCTTCGGTCTTCAGTGATCTTTATGTGGAATACGAGGACGGGGCTATTGAGGATTACGAACACGATGGAGAGACAGACGAGGAGGACGAGATATCCGATGAGGAAGAGGACGAGATATCCGACGTGGATGATGCCGATCTAATGAGCAGACTGGAGGCCAAGTACGGCCGTCTGCCGGTTAAGGAGTACGAAAGCGATCCGGACTCCGACGATCCAACCTGGACAC AAATCAAACCCAAGGATCCTACCACAGATGCTCCGGCTTCGGTTCCGGTTCCGGCCGCAGATGATTCGTTTCAACAGGAGCTGCGTCAGGCCAATGCCGAAATGATCCGGGAG AACTATGCCCAAGCCCTGCGCTCGTTTAACACGCTCATCCAATACTATGCCGACGAGCCCTTGGCCCATCTGGCCCGTGCCCACTTTTTGGAGCGCCTGGCAGAGAGGGAGCGCAGCAACCAGCGACTGTTGGAGGCCATTGATTCCTACAAACGATATCTGGCCTTTGGCGAGCTGGTGGCCAGCGATGGAGAGTTTCATTCTGCTGGAGAACGCTGCATCGAGCATTTGCGATTCATGG GTTATCATCACCAAACAGTGGCCATTCACGAGCTGCTCATCGAGCGTTTGCCTGCTGATCCGCGACTGCGCAATCAACTCTCTTTCACCCACCTAACGGCCAATAA CATGCGCCAGGTGAAGCTTGTGGCAGCTGAAACCTTGAAGCTCTGGCCAGCAGATCCAGTGGCACAGCTCCACTTCGGCCTGGCCCTCAAGCAGCTCCATGGAGACTACGTTCAGGCGCTGTCCTACTTGCAGAATGCCATAGAGTCAAAGGCAGATGGCACACAGGAGGCTTACTTCTACCTCGCCCTGGGAGAAACGCTCCAACGTTTGTCCAGACAGCCAGAGGCTGTGGAAGTGCACAGACAGGGCGTGGCTAGGGGATTCTTCGTCAGCGTCTATCAGAGATCGCTCTACAATGAGCCCAAGCTGAGAGCTCAACCCTTTTGGCAACCCTCGGAGACGGGCTACAACTCGCAGTTAAGGAAACTACAGCACAACTGGATAGCCATCCGTGAGGAGGCCTTGGCCCTCCTCAGCCATCGCGGCTACTTCGAAGATGAAACGGAGAATCTGCGCCACATGGGCATCTGGCAGCAGTTCGAGCTCTTCGCGAAGGGGCAGCTTATTAGGAAGAACTGCCAACGGGCTCCCATCACCTGCAGTCTGCTGAAAGAGTTCCCCGAATCCAGCGGCTGTCGACGGGGACAGGTGAAGTTCAGTGTGATGCAGGCAGAGACGCATGTGTGGCCGCATTGTGGTCCCACCAATTGCCGCTTGAGAGCGCATCTCACGCTGGTGGctccagagccagagcgaaCCTCACTTCGAGTGGCAGAGCAGGAAAG AACCTGGCGCGAAGGCGAACTAATCATCTTTGATGACAGCTTCGAGCACGAGGTCTGGCACAATGGCACTCGCCCTCGGCTGGTCCTCATCCTGGACATGTGGCATCCAGATCTAACTGCCTCACAGCGTCGCAGTCTGACAGCTATCTGA